The following are encoded in a window of Bradyrhizobium sp. WBOS07 genomic DNA:
- the ctrA gene encoding response regulator transcription factor CtrA, producing MRVLLIEDDSAVAQSIELMLKSESFNVYTTDLGEEGVDLGKLYDYDIILLDLNLPDMSGYDVLKQLRVSKIKTPILILSGLAGIEDKVKGLGVGADDYMTKPFHKDELVARIHAIVRRSKGHAQSVIQTGDLVVNLDTKTVEVGGQRVHLTGKEYQMLELLSLRKGTTLTKEMFLNHLYGGMDEPELKIIDVFICKLRKKLANASEGRNFIETVWGRGYVLREPHEADERIPA from the coding sequence ATGCGCGTTTTGCTGATTGAAGATGACAGCGCCGTCGCGCAGTCGATCGAGCTGATGTTGAAGTCGGAGAGCTTCAACGTCTACACGACCGATTTGGGGGAAGAAGGCGTCGATCTCGGTAAATTATACGATTACGACATTATCCTTCTCGACCTCAACCTGCCCGACATGTCCGGATACGACGTGCTCAAGCAGCTCCGGGTCTCCAAGATCAAGACACCGATTCTGATCCTCTCCGGCCTCGCCGGCATCGAGGACAAGGTCAAGGGTCTCGGCGTCGGCGCCGACGACTACATGACTAAGCCCTTCCACAAGGACGAGCTGGTGGCCCGCATCCATGCGATCGTGCGCCGCTCCAAGGGCCATGCCCAGTCGGTCATCCAGACCGGCGACCTCGTCGTCAACCTCGACACCAAGACGGTGGAAGTCGGCGGCCAGCGCGTGCATCTGACCGGCAAGGAATACCAGATGCTGGAGCTGCTCTCGCTCCGCAAGGGCACCACCCTCACCAAGGAAATGTTCCTCAACCACCTCTATGGCGGCATGGACGAGCCGGAGCTGAAGATCATCGACGTCTTCATCTGCAAGCTCCGCAAGAAGCTGGCCAACGCTTCCGAGGGCCGCAACTTCATCGAGACCGTGTGGGGCCGTGGCTACGTGCTGCGCGAGCCGCACGAGGCCGACGAGCGCATCCCCGCCTGA
- a CDS encoding DUF350 domain-containing protein, with protein MILQSLAGLPAFLVYFCTGLIAIVAYLLVYTRITAHNEFQLIRDNQPAAAIALGLSLLGFVAPLVSAIAHSANVLDCLIWATIALIVQVIVFYLVKVPVPNLSTRIDAGELAPAIWLGLASLAAGLLNAASMIY; from the coding sequence ATGATCCTGCAATCACTGGCCGGCCTGCCCGCCTTCCTGGTCTATTTCTGCACCGGGCTGATCGCGATCGTTGCGTATCTGCTCGTCTATACCCGCATCACCGCGCATAACGAATTCCAGCTCATCCGCGACAACCAGCCGGCCGCGGCGATCGCGCTCGGGCTCAGCCTGCTCGGCTTCGTGGCGCCGCTGGTCAGCGCCATCGCGCATTCGGCCAACGTGCTGGACTGCCTGATCTGGGCGACCATCGCGCTGATCGTGCAGGTGATCGTGTTCTATCTCGTCAAGGTTCCGGTGCCGAACCTGTCGACGCGCATCGATGCCGGCGAGCTCGCGCCTGCGATCTGGCTCGGCCTGGCCTCGCTCGCCGCCGGCCTCCTCAACGCTGCCAGCATGATCTATTGA
- a CDS encoding glutathionylspermidine synthase family protein → MQRITCLERDDWRETAAQCGFVFHTIDGERYWDERAYYGFTLDEIERGIEAPTGEIEAMCLELAGRVIGDERHLRRLQIPEAFWSLIAESWQRDDRSLYGRLDLKYDGKGPAKLLEYNADTPTSIFEAAVFQWTWLEQAIERRVIPSRADQFNSIHERLIAAWKEVAAGRHLHLAGITDNAEDAGTLAYLEDTARQAGLSTTLLDIEQVGWRDEGGGFVDLDETDIALAFKLYPWEWMFHDSFGAKLQDAPTRWIEPPWKAVLSNKGILPLLWEMFPNHPNLLPAFFEDDAQAVELGTSYVRKPLLSREGANVTLVSGGIPLDEQAGPYGAEGFVRQALAPLPNFSGFYPVVGSWLVNHEPCGLSIREDESPITGNRSRFLPHAIL, encoded by the coding sequence ATGCAACGCATCACTTGCCTGGAGCGCGACGACTGGCGAGAGACCGCGGCGCAATGCGGCTTCGTCTTCCACACCATCGACGGCGAACGCTATTGGGACGAGCGTGCCTATTACGGCTTCACGCTCGACGAGATCGAGCGCGGCATCGAGGCGCCGACCGGCGAGATCGAGGCGATGTGCCTCGAGCTTGCCGGCCGCGTCATCGGCGACGAGCGGCATCTGCGGCGCTTGCAGATACCGGAAGCGTTCTGGAGCCTGATCGCCGAAAGCTGGCAGCGCGACGACCGCAGCCTCTATGGCCGTCTCGATCTGAAATATGACGGCAAAGGTCCAGCAAAGCTGCTCGAATACAACGCGGACACGCCGACCTCGATCTTCGAGGCCGCGGTGTTTCAATGGACCTGGCTCGAACAGGCGATCGAACGCCGCGTCATCCCCTCGCGTGCCGATCAGTTCAATTCCATCCATGAGCGATTGATCGCGGCATGGAAGGAGGTTGCTGCCGGGCGCCATCTCCATCTCGCCGGCATCACGGACAACGCCGAGGATGCCGGCACGCTCGCTTATCTCGAGGACACCGCGCGTCAGGCCGGGCTGTCGACCACCCTGCTCGACATCGAGCAAGTCGGCTGGCGCGACGAGGGCGGCGGCTTCGTCGATCTCGACGAGACCGACATCGCGCTCGCCTTCAAGCTCTATCCCTGGGAGTGGATGTTCCACGATTCCTTCGGCGCCAAGCTGCAGGACGCGCCGACGCGCTGGATCGAGCCGCCGTGGAAGGCGGTGCTCTCCAACAAGGGCATTCTGCCGCTGCTGTGGGAGATGTTTCCGAACCATCCCAACCTGCTGCCGGCGTTCTTCGAGGATGATGCGCAAGCCGTCGAGCTCGGCACGTCCTATGTGCGCAAGCCGCTGCTGTCGCGCGAAGGCGCCAACGTCACGCTGGTGTCCGGCGGGATACCGCTCGACGAGCAGGCGGGCCCCTACGGCGCCGAAGGTTTCGTGCGCCAGGCGCTGGCACCGCTGCCGAATTTCTCGGGCTTCTATCCGGTGGTGGGAAGCTGGCTGGTGAATCACGAGCCGTGCGGATTGTCGATCCGCGAGGACGAGAGCCCGATCACGGGCAACCGCTCGCGGTTTTTGCCGCATGCGATTTTGTGA
- a CDS encoding protein-glutamate O-methyltransferase CheR: MTPTDYDYLRKFLKERSGLDLSADKQYLVESRLLPLARKASLPGIPDLVLKIRNGDGRLATDVVEAMTTNETFFYRDKIPFDHLRDTILPGLVQARAARKSLRIWSAASSTGQEPYSIAMCVKEMGAALAGWRIEIVATDLSQEVLEKSKAGVYSQFEVQRGLPIQMLVKYFKQTGELWQLNADIRAMVQFRQLNLLQDFSHLGTFDVIFCRNVLIYFDQDTKAVIFERMAKALEADGTLLLGAAESVVGITDAFRPIADRRGLYQLNPARSGRPMGGLMPQPLKLAAAK; the protein is encoded by the coding sequence GTGACGCCCACCGATTACGACTATCTGCGCAAGTTCCTGAAAGAGCGCTCCGGGCTCGATCTCTCGGCCGACAAGCAATATCTGGTCGAGAGCCGGCTCTTGCCGCTGGCGCGCAAGGCGAGCCTTCCCGGCATTCCCGATCTGGTGCTGAAGATCAGGAACGGCGACGGCCGGCTTGCGACCGACGTGGTCGAAGCCATGACCACCAACGAGACGTTCTTCTACCGCGACAAGATCCCGTTCGATCACTTACGCGACACCATCCTGCCGGGCCTGGTCCAGGCGCGCGCGGCGCGCAAGAGCCTGCGCATCTGGTCGGCGGCGTCCTCGACCGGGCAGGAGCCCTATTCGATCGCGATGTGCGTGAAGGAGATGGGCGCGGCCCTCGCCGGCTGGCGCATCGAGATCGTCGCCACCGACCTGTCGCAGGAGGTGTTGGAGAAGTCGAAGGCCGGCGTCTACAGCCAGTTCGAAGTGCAGCGCGGTCTGCCGATCCAGATGCTGGTCAAATATTTCAAGCAGACCGGTGAGCTCTGGCAGCTCAATGCCGACATTCGCGCCATGGTGCAGTTCCGCCAGCTCAATCTGCTGCAGGACTTCTCTCATCTCGGCACGTTCGACGTGATCTTCTGCCGCAACGTGCTGATCTATTTCGACCAGGACACCAAGGCGGTGATCTTCGAGCGGATGGCGAAGGCGCTGGAAGCCGACGGCACGCTGCTGCTGGGGGCCGCCGAATCCGTCGTCGGCATCACCGATGCATTCCGTCCCATCGCGGACCGCCGCGGTCTCTACCAGCTCAATCCCGCCCGCTCAGGCCGCCCGATGGGCGGATTGATGCCGCAGCCGCTGAAGCTCGCCGCGGCGAAGTGA
- a CDS encoding chemotaxis response regulator protein-glutamate methylesterase: protein MSVAFAGNSTTTGSREAGPLRVMIVDDSVVIRGLISRWVGAEHDMEVAASLRTGLEAVNQIERINPDVAVLDIEMPELDGISALPRLLAKKRDLVIIMASTLTRRNAEISFKALSLGAADYIPKPESTREASAADIFHHDLIQKIRHLGARLRRKSAVASPPLAPASPAPAPRGPVARPAAPAATVQAAPSGSLALRPFSNQAPKVLLIGSSTGGPQALMALVTELGPVIDRFPVLITQHMPPTFTTILAEHLARSSRRPAAEAVDGEPVKPGRIYLAPGGKHMRVARNGADTVIALDDGPAVNFCKPAVDPLFISAIDIWHGNILSVILTGMGSDGMRGGKDIVAAGGSVIAQDEASSVVWGMPGAAANAGICAAVLPLNQIGAKVNRLFAGDRS from the coding sequence ATGAGTGTTGCGTTCGCAGGTAATTCGACCACGACCGGCTCGCGTGAAGCGGGGCCGCTGCGGGTGATGATCGTCGACGACTCCGTCGTCATCCGCGGTCTGATCTCGCGCTGGGTCGGTGCCGAGCACGACATGGAGGTCGCAGCCTCGCTGCGGACCGGGCTCGAGGCGGTCAACCAGATCGAACGCATCAACCCTGACGTCGCGGTGCTCGACATCGAAATGCCCGAGCTCGACGGCATTTCGGCGCTGCCGAGGCTGCTGGCGAAGAAGCGCGACCTGGTCATCATCATGGCCTCGACGCTGACCCGCCGCAACGCGGAAATCAGCTTCAAGGCGCTGTCGCTCGGTGCGGCCGATTACATTCCGAAGCCGGAATCGACCCGCGAGGCGTCGGCCGCGGACATCTTTCATCACGACCTGATCCAGAAGATCCGTCATCTCGGCGCGCGGCTGCGGCGCAAGTCCGCAGTTGCGAGCCCGCCGCTGGCGCCCGCGAGCCCGGCTCCGGCCCCGCGCGGTCCCGTTGCGCGGCCCGCAGCGCCCGCTGCGACCGTGCAGGCCGCGCCGTCGGGATCGCTGGCGCTTCGCCCATTCTCCAATCAGGCCCCCAAGGTGCTGCTGATCGGCTCCTCGACCGGCGGTCCGCAGGCGCTGATGGCGCTCGTCACCGAACTCGGCCCGGTGATCGACCGCTTCCCGGTGCTGATCACCCAGCACATGCCGCCGACCTTCACGACCATCCTCGCCGAGCATCTGGCGCGTTCGAGCCGCCGGCCGGCAGCCGAGGCGGTCGACGGCGAGCCGGTGAAGCCGGGACGGATCTATCTCGCGCCCGGTGGCAAGCACATGCGCGTCGCACGCAACGGCGCGGACACCGTGATCGCGCTCGACGACGGCCCCGCGGTCAATTTCTGCAAGCCCGCGGTCGACCCGCTCTTCATCTCGGCCATCGATATCTGGCACGGCAACATTCTCTCCGTGATCCTGACGGGCATGGGCTCGGACGGCATGCGCGGCGGCAAGGACATCGTCGCCGCCGGCGGCAGCGTCATCGCGCAGGACGAAGCCTCCAGCGTGGTCTGGGGCATGCCCGGCGCGGCGGCCAATGCCGGCATCTGCGCGGCCGTTTTGCCGCTCAACCAGATCGGCGCCAAGGTCAACCGCCTGTTCGCGGGAGACCGCTCGTGA
- a CDS encoding PleD family two-component system response regulator, which yields MRTCLVVDDSSVIRKVARRILEGLDFQILEAEDGEKALEACKRGLPDAVLLDWNMPVMDGYEFLGHLRRMPGGDQPKVVFCTTENDVAHIARALHAGANEYIMKPFDKDIVTAKFQEVGLI from the coding sequence ATGCGCACTTGTCTCGTCGTTGATGATTCCAGCGTCATCCGCAAGGTTGCGCGCCGCATCCTGGAGGGCCTCGACTTCCAGATCCTCGAAGCCGAGGACGGTGAGAAGGCGCTGGAAGCCTGCAAGCGCGGCTTGCCCGACGCGGTGCTGCTCGACTGGAACATGCCGGTGATGGACGGTTACGAGTTTCTCGGCCATCTCAGGCGGATGCCCGGCGGCGACCAGCCCAAGGTGGTGTTCTGCACCACTGAGAACGACGTCGCGCATATCGCGCGCGCGCTGCATGCCGGCGCCAACGAATACATTATGAAGCCGTTCGACAAGGATATCGTCACGGCGAAATTCCAGGAAGTCGGCCTTATCTGA
- a CDS encoding chemotaxis protein CheW: MDDLLREFLTETSESLDTVDNQLVKFEQEPNNAKILDNIFRLVHTIKGTCGFLGLPRLEALAHAGETLMGKFRDGMPVTAEAVTVILSSIDRIKEILAGLEATEAEPEGNDRDLIDKLEAMVEQGMAAMSGSAQPMPSASASPIAAAGAVAAAPVADAPPLVPEAPAAAPAKEMATGTLIDQTLERPLRPGEVSLDELERAFRETAIEAPVPAPVAKPEVKPEVKAEVAPEALAAMSSREIAGVLNLRGRIVTVVDMRARLGLPQPEDGKVPMAVGVDLRGESYGLLIDQIGEVLRLPEAGMEENPVNLDPRMAKLAGGVHRLDGQLMVVLDVDRVLELAPEMMAA; the protein is encoded by the coding sequence ATGGATGATCTGTTGCGGGAGTTTTTGACGGAGACCAGCGAGAGCCTGGACACCGTGGACAATCAATTGGTGAAGTTCGAGCAGGAGCCGAACAACGCCAAGATCCTGGATAACATCTTCCGCCTGGTCCACACCATCAAGGGCACCTGCGGCTTCCTCGGCCTGCCGCGGCTGGAAGCGCTGGCCCATGCCGGCGAGACCTTGATGGGCAAATTCCGTGACGGCATGCCGGTGACGGCCGAAGCCGTGACGGTGATCCTGTCCTCGATCGACCGCATCAAGGAGATCCTCGCAGGTCTCGAAGCCACCGAGGCCGAGCCTGAAGGCAACGACCGCGACCTCATCGACAAGCTGGAAGCCATGGTCGAGCAGGGGATGGCCGCCATGTCAGGCTCGGCGCAGCCGATGCCGTCAGCGTCGGCTTCGCCGATCGCGGCGGCAGGTGCAGTCGCTGCCGCTCCCGTCGCCGACGCGCCGCCGCTGGTGCCGGAAGCCCCGGCTGCCGCGCCCGCCAAGGAGATGGCCACGGGCACGCTGATCGACCAGACCCTGGAGCGTCCGCTGCGTCCGGGCGAGGTCTCGCTCGACGAGCTCGAGCGCGCCTTCCGCGAGACCGCGATCGAAGCACCGGTGCCCGCGCCGGTTGCCAAGCCCGAAGTGAAGCCCGAGGTGAAGGCCGAGGTTGCACCTGAAGCGCTGGCCGCCATGTCCTCGCGCGAGATCGCCGGCGTGCTCAATCTGCGCGGCCGCATCGTCACCGTGGTCGACATGCGCGCCCGTCTCGGCCTGCCGCAGCCCGAGGACGGCAAGGTGCCGATGGCGGTCGGCGTCGATCTGCGCGGCGAATCCTACGGCCTTCTGATCGACCAGATCGGCGAGGTGCTGCGCCTGCCCGAAGCCGGCATGGAAGAGAACCCCGTCAACCTCGATCCCCGCATGGCCAAGCTCGCCGGCGGCGTCCACCGCCTCGACGGACAGCTCATGGTCGTCCTCGACGTCGATCGCGTCCTCGAGCTCGCGCCCGAGATGATGGCGGCCTGA
- the chpT gene encoding histidine phosphotransferase ChpT, whose product MSDASSPATATAPDMLELAALLCSRVCHDLISPVGAIVNGLEVLDDDPKPEDREFALDLIRKSAKTASARLQFCRLAFGAAGSSGAQIDLGDAQTMAKGHIEDGKCSITWNLPRLLLPKNRVKLLLNMLVVAQHTIPRGGMLTIDPIGEGETMSFRITATGHNARLPQNISELLSGERGPAADAHAIQPYYTRLLAQACGLTVKLAPEGEAITVTAS is encoded by the coding sequence ATGTCTGACGCCTCGTCGCCCGCGACCGCTACTGCTCCCGATATGCTCGAACTCGCCGCGCTGCTGTGCTCGCGGGTCTGCCACGATCTCATCAGCCCCGTCGGCGCCATCGTCAACGGGCTCGAGGTGCTCGACGACGATCCCAAGCCCGAAGACCGGGAGTTCGCGCTCGACCTGATCCGCAAGAGCGCCAAGACCGCCTCGGCCCGGCTTCAGTTCTGCCGTCTTGCCTTCGGCGCGGCCGGCTCCTCCGGCGCGCAGATCGATCTCGGCGATGCCCAGACCATGGCGAAAGGCCACATCGAGGACGGCAAGTGCTCGATCACCTGGAATCTGCCGCGGCTCCTCCTGCCGAAGAACCGCGTCAAGCTGCTGCTGAACATGCTGGTCGTCGCCCAGCACACGATCCCGCGCGGCGGCATGCTGACGATCGACCCGATCGGCGAGGGCGAGACGATGAGCTTTCGCATCACCGCGACCGGTCACAACGCGCGCCTGCCGCAGAACATCTCCGAGCTGCTGAGCGGCGAGCGCGGGCCTGCCGCCGATGCGCACGCGATCCAGCCTTATTATACGCGGCTGCTGGCGCAGGCCTGCGGGCTCACCGTGAAGCTCGCGCCGGAAGGCGAAGCCATCACCGTTACCGCTTCGTAA
- the cysQ gene encoding 3'(2'),5'-bisphosphate nucleotidase CysQ yields the protein MKRIIDGAAASGLMEPLTALVVKAGEAILSVNRAAMRVEGKQDGSPVTEADLAADRIIAEGLAQLAGDVPTLSEERAQLGSPPFDASFFLIDPLDGTKEFVAGRDEFTVNLALVTSGAPLLGIVSAPALGVLWRGIVGRGAERVRFDDATIGAAEPIHTRKLPARGEPWIAAVSRSHGDPRSEAFIDDRPNAVRKTCGSAVKFGRIAEGSADIYPRFGPTCEWDVGAGAAVVTAAGGRVTDGQGGELRFGARQASGFIIPEFIAWGDPQAVGRY from the coding sequence GTGAAGCGGATCATCGACGGCGCGGCCGCCTCCGGCCTGATGGAGCCGCTGACGGCGCTGGTCGTGAAGGCGGGCGAGGCGATCCTGTCGGTCAACCGCGCGGCGATGCGGGTCGAGGGCAAGCAGGATGGCTCGCCCGTGACCGAGGCCGACCTCGCCGCCGACCGCATCATCGCCGAGGGCCTGGCACAGCTCGCAGGCGACGTCCCGACGCTCTCGGAAGAGCGGGCCCAGCTCGGCTCGCCTCCGTTTGACGCCAGCTTCTTCCTGATCGATCCGCTCGACGGCACCAAGGAATTTGTCGCCGGTCGCGACGAGTTCACCGTCAACCTCGCCCTGGTGACGTCAGGCGCGCCGCTGCTCGGCATCGTCAGCGCGCCCGCGCTCGGCGTGCTCTGGCGCGGCATCGTCGGCCGCGGCGCCGAGCGCGTAAGGTTTGACGACGCGACCATCGGCGCAGCCGAGCCGATCCACACCCGCAAGCTGCCGGCGCGAGGCGAGCCCTGGATCGCAGCGGTGAGCCGCTCGCATGGCGATCCCAGGAGCGAGGCCTTCATCGATGACAGGCCCAATGCCGTGCGCAAGACCTGCGGCTCGGCCGTGAAATTCGGCCGGATCGCGGAAGGCAGCGCCGACATCTACCCGCGCTTCGGGCCCACCTGTGAATGGGACGTCGGGGCCGGTGCTGCGGTCGTGACCGCGGCCGGCGGCAGGGTGACCGACGGCCAAGGCGGCGAGCTGCGCTTCGGTGCGCGGCAGGCGAGCGGCTTCATCATCCCGGAATTCATCGCCTGGGGCGATCCGCAGGCGGTAGGCCGCTACTGA
- a CDS encoding YHS domain-containing (seleno)protein, giving the protein MRPGIALIGLLVCLLSGIWIAGSGLPAEAATTERVVVNRFTGVAIEGFDPVAYFVDGQAVQGTAEFEANLWGAVWRFRNEGNRASFLAHPEIYGPQFGGYDPADIARGVTIAGNPRFFAIAAQRLYLFSREANRDAFAANPERFLYEVGKRWPALLEQLGQ; this is encoded by the coding sequence TTGCGCCCCGGAATCGCCTTGATCGGGCTCCTCGTCTGCCTGCTGTCGGGCATATGGATTGCCGGCTCGGGGTTGCCGGCCGAGGCCGCCACCACCGAGCGGGTCGTCGTCAACCGCTTCACCGGCGTCGCCATCGAAGGCTTCGACCCCGTCGCCTATTTCGTCGATGGCCAGGCGGTGCAGGGCACGGCGGAGTTCGAGGCGAACCTGTGGGGCGCGGTCTGGCGCTTCCGCAACGAGGGCAACCGCGCCTCCTTCCTGGCCCATCCCGAAATCTATGGACCGCAATTCGGCGGCTACGATCCCGCCGATATCGCCCGCGGCGTCACCATCGCAGGCAATCCCCGTTTCTTCGCGATCGCGGCGCAGCGGCTGTATCTGTTCAGCCGGGAAGCCAATCGCGACGCCTTCGCCGCCAATCCCGAACGGTTCCTCTATGAGGTCGGCAAGCGCTGGCCGGCGCTTCTGGAACAGCTCGGTCAGTAG
- a CDS encoding DUF1134 domain-containing protein: MTFASRLAALALAAMVGWIVPASAQTAPPPDLPPPQRTPTPSTYGPDELVTAGHRFFGNVSRGLASIIEKAVSQWGLPNGYILGEEGSGAFVAGLRYGEGTLYTKNAGDLRVYWQGPSLGFDWGGDGARTMTLVYNLPATNAIYQRFAGLDGSAYIIGGFGMTALTANNIVLVPIRSGLGLRLGANIGYLKYTPRATWNPF; encoded by the coding sequence ATGACTTTCGCATCACGCCTTGCTGCGCTCGCGCTTGCCGCGATGGTCGGCTGGATCGTGCCGGCTTCGGCCCAGACGGCGCCGCCGCCGGACCTGCCGCCGCCGCAGCGGACCCCGACGCCCAGCACCTACGGACCGGACGAGCTCGTCACCGCCGGCCACCGCTTCTTCGGCAACGTCTCGCGCGGGCTCGCCTCGATCATCGAGAAGGCGGTCAGCCAATGGGGCCTGCCCAACGGCTACATCCTGGGTGAGGAAGGTTCCGGCGCCTTCGTCGCTGGCCTGCGCTACGGCGAAGGCACGCTCTACACCAAGAACGCCGGGGATCTGCGCGTCTACTGGCAGGGCCCCTCGCTCGGCTTCGACTGGGGCGGCGATGGCGCGCGCACCATGACGCTGGTCTACAACCTGCCCGCCACCAACGCGATCTACCAGCGCTTCGCCGGCCTCGACGGCTCGGCCTATATCATCGGCGGCTTCGGCATGACGGCGCTCACCGCCAACAACATCGTGCTGGTGCCGATCCGCTCTGGGCTCGGCCTGCGGCTGGGCGCCAATATCGGCTATCTCAAATACACCCCGCGGGCGACCTGGAACCCGTTCTAG